The DNA sequence ATACGGTTTCCCTCGCCCAAGAAAACTACTTTCGGCACATGCACGCGCGCCTCCGCCTCTTCCATCCAGGCATAGGCCATAATAATCACGACATCCCCCGGCTGCGCCCAGCGAGCGGCAGCGCCGTTCAGGCAGACAACGCCGGAACCGCGCGGTCCGGGAATAATATACGTCTCCAAGCGAGCGCCGTTATTATTGTTCACAATTTGCACCCGCTCATGAAGATACATGCCCGCTGCCTCTACAAGGTCTTCATCAATGGTAATGCTCCCCATATAGTTTAAGTTGGCTTCGGTTACCGTCGCCCGGTGCAATTTAGAAGTAAACATATGTCGCATCATCTTAGCATTCCTCCCACAGTAGGTTATCAATCAGTCGTGTCTTGCCAATACGAACGGCCAAAGCCAATACAACAGGCCCTTGGAGCTCGCTTACCGGCTGCATGGTAGCCGCATCCACCAGCTTAACATACTCCACTGCCGCCAAGGCCTCCTGAGCCAGCTCCTCTTTGGCTGCGGCTTCCACGACAGCGCCACGCCGTTCCCCAGCTTGCAAAACAGTTTTAGCCTTCTGCAGCGCCCGTGACAGCACTAGCGCCGCTGTACGTTCCTCTTGAGAAAGGTATACATTGCGCGATGATAAAGCTAACCCGTCCGCTTCACGCACAATAGGCACCGCTATAATCTCTACAGGCCAGTTCAAATCCATTACCATCTGCCGGATGACCGCCACCTGCTGAGCGTCTTTTTGCCCAAAATAGGCGCGGTCCGGTTGGACTAAATGAAGGAGTTTGGCAACTACAGTCGCCACACCTTGAAAATGTCCAGGACGAGACGCGCCGCACAACCCTTCGCTGACACCGCTCACGGTTACCAAGGTTTTCATGTTTTCATAGCCTTGAGGGTACATTTCTTCTACCGTGGGAGTAAACAGCACATCCACCCCTGACGCTGCAGCAGCTGCGGCATCACGTTCTAAATCGCGCGGATACACGGCAAAGTCCTCACCAGCGCCAAATTGCAGCGGATTCACAAAAATGCTGGCTACGACAAAAGCATTTTCATTTTTGGCCTGCTGCATCAGCGTACAATGCCCCGCATGCAAATATCCCATCGTAGGGACTAACGCAACACTTTGCCCCGCCTGGCGCGCTTCACCTACCAATTGACGCAGTTCTTCCACCGTTGTGACCTGTTTCATAAAAACCACTCTCCTCAAAAAAATAAGCCTCCCGGAAACCCGGAAGGCATAGTACGGCAGACAGAACGGCTTTGGCGTCTCAGTCCCGCAGGATCTAAGCGGCAAAAAAGCCTGATGAAATTGTCGGCAAAGCTGGCTGTCTGCGGTGCAGTTCCCCAAAAGGGATACCGCCCTGGTTCTTTGGTCATTGTAGCATGGCGAAAGCCAGCCTACAAGCCAAATTTACAAGTCAGCCTCTACTTTTTTCATAAACAAATTGTTTACTGCTCGCTCTGAAAAAGAGGAGTCGAGAGATAGCGTTCCCCAGTGTCCGGCAGCAGGGCCACAATAGTCTTACCGGCAAATTCCGGCCGTTTCGCCAGTTGCGTAGCCGCATAAACCGCTGCACCGCAGGAAATTCCCACCAAAAGCCCTTCGGTTGTAGCCAGTTCACGGGACGTAGCAAAAGCGTCCGCTCCGGGCACTTGGAAAATCTCATCCACCACGCCCGTATTTAAGATATCCGGCACAAAGCCGGCGCCAATGCCTTGAATCTTATGAGGTCCTGCAGCGCCGCCGGAAAGCACCGGAGACTCCGCCGGCTCTACTGCCACAATATGAATGTTGGGGTTTTTCGCTTTAAGCGCTTCCCCGACACCGGTCACCGTACCGCCGGTACCAACGCCGGCCACAAATACATCCACCTGACCGTCCGTATCAGCCCATATTTCCTCAGCAGTTGTCGTTCTGTGAATCGCAGGATTAGCAGGGTTTTTAAACTGCTGCGGAATAAAAGCTTTGCCGTTTTCGGCAGCCAGTTCTTCCGCGCGGCGAATCGCGCCTTTCATGCCTTCCGCACCGGGAGTCAAGACGACTTTAGCGCCTAACGCCGAAAGAAGCAGACGCCGTTCAATACTCATGGTCTCCGGCATGGTCAAAATAAGCGTATAACCGCGCGCCGCCGCTACAAAGGCCAAACCAACGCCCGTATTGCCGCTGGTCGGTTCGATAATAACCGTATCCTTGT is a window from the Anaeromusa acidaminophila DSM 3853 genome containing:
- the panD gene encoding aspartate 1-decarboxylase, encoding MMRHMFTSKLHRATVTEANLNYMGSITIDEDLVEAAGMYLHERVQIVNNNNGARLETYIIPGPRGSGVVCLNGAAARWAQPGDVVIIMAYAWMEEAEARVHVPKVVFLGEGNRIEAIKGAEQHGEIG
- the panC gene encoding pantoate--beta-alanine ligase, with the translated sequence MKQVTTVEELRQLVGEARQAGQSVALVPTMGYLHAGHCTLMQQAKNENAFVVASIFVNPLQFGAGEDFAVYPRDLERDAAAAAASGVDVLFTPTVEEMYPQGYENMKTLVTVSGVSEGLCGASRPGHFQGVATVVAKLLHLVQPDRAYFGQKDAQQVAVIRQMVMDLNWPVEIIAVPIVREADGLALSSRNVYLSQEERTAALVLSRALQKAKTVLQAGERRGAVVEAAAKEELAQEALAAVEYVKLVDAATMQPVSELQGPVVLALAVRIGKTRLIDNLLWEEC
- the cysK gene encoding cysteine synthase A; this encodes MKIAKSLIDLIGNTPLLELTNYERNHNLPAKIVAKLEYFNPLGSVKDRAAYAMIADAEEKGLLDKDTVIIEPTSGNTGVGLAFVAAARGYTLILTMPETMSIERRLLLSALGAKVVLTPGAEGMKGAIRRAEELAAENGKAFIPQQFKNPANPAIHRTTTAEEIWADTDGQVDVFVAGVGTGGTVTGVGEALKAKNPNIHIVAVEPAESPVLSGGAAGPHKIQGIGAGFVPDILNTGVVDEIFQVPGADAFATSRELATTEGLLVGISCGAAVYAATQLAKRPEFAGKTIVALLPDTGERYLSTPLFQSEQ